The Cryptomeria japonica chromosome 2, Sugi_1.0, whole genome shotgun sequence region ACAATTATGATATCCCATTAAAGAAGAAGCTTTAGGCAAGCTCCAAAATTCTTAAAAAGTATACATACATTTCTAAAATATTTACTTCAACCATTTAAAAAGGATATTTTTCGTATATATAATATTTACAATATAttaaattgtattattatttatttaaattcaacttcATAATAAGAAGTATAACTACAATGACAACAAAAAATCTAATGTAATGACACATGTACGTtaacaaaaattattaaaaaattaacatattaaaaaactaaaattatAAATAACACTTCGAAAAAAATATCTCAAACtattttacataattaaaaaatatatataccaaTTTAAATCAATCTTTTATTGACCAGCATTTCATAAATAATAATTCCCAATATCCTCTCTGATACCCATCAAATTTAGGCCCCGACTCACCCAATTTACGTCTTAATAGATATTGACTCCAAGATGTACGACACCATAAATTATTGTCAAAGCCGGCAAATCGCGGCACAACATTTTCTGACTTATATACACTACGTTTGAGTTGTCCAGAGCTTTTCCCCCGACGGAATAACCATCGGTATTGCCTGCAgatttgtcattttcttcttcGTTTTTCTTAGCATTGGCCGGCTATTCTGTTCGTGATTGTGTTATCACCCAGCTTTTAAATAACAAAGTGGTATATCTGAGCCTAGTTTGCTCTTATTCTTTGTATATGTGTAGCAGAATCAAAAGTCTACTGATTGTCTCTGTGAATATCCGATCAAAATGGATAAACCCATTTTGATTATTCTTCTTATGAATTTAGTGTTGTTGAATCTGTTGAATTTTAGctatggagatgatgatgaagcCCTGAAAAAATTGTTGAATTCATTCCAAAACAAAGAAGAGCTACGAACGCAATGGAATTCTACAGAGAAGCCCTGCATTAATGGTGACAATAAATGGCCTTACATAAAATGTCTAGAGAATAGTGATAAAGTGAGAGCTCTGATCTTAAACAATATCAATCTTGGAGGAACTGTTGATGAAGAAGCTTTAGCAGAACTTTCAGAATTGAGGGTCCTGAGTTTGACTAACTGTGGCTTGTCTGGAAAGGTCCCTGATTTGTCAAAGCTTGACAAATTGAAGTATGGCTATCTTGATGGCAATAATTTCTCTGGCCCCATCAGGGACAATATGTTTCAGAGCATGCCAGCCTTGAGAATTCTGCGGTTCAATAATAATGATATCAGTGGTTCTATGCCTTCCGCTTTGACGGGTCTCACCTATCTTGCGGAGCTAAGCTTGCAGAACAACGATTTGGATGGGCGGATCCCTGAGCTCAAGCAGGATAATTTGACGGTTTTCAACGTGTCTTTCAATCATCTGACAGGGAAGATACCGGAATCCATGTCTCAGGTACTTTTATGCAGTTTAGTTCTGTTTTACCAGTAGTCCACAAGTAGGAGTTCAAATGGTGAAAGTCCATGGGTGATTTGTTAGCATCCTTTGTTAATAGAAGCAATATAGCTGTCTGTCTACTGGAACTTCTCTACCTTTTATCCAGTGATAGTAGTGGCCCATCTCTTTaaacattctcttcatcttttgtttGTTAAAATATATGGATCAATAAATATTGATCTTGTTATAAAAGGAGTGATCTTCCTTGTTGATATAATGGCCATTCCCTTTAAACCAGAGCAAAAAACTATGGTCAGTAATGCCTTCTCTTTCTAGATCAGAATAAAATATGATCAACAGTCCATATATATGACCCATGCATACATATTTGGAAACCTATCCAAATCCAAACATGTGGAGGAAAAGTGAGTTCATAGAATTATATAAATTTGCAGCACAAATTAGttgagaaataaaagaaaagatgaTAAGAATAACAGAATAACAATGATTTACGTGATAAAATCGTGTCAATATGTCAAAGAAACATccacattgaaaaaaaaaaatcaatattctTATTGTTCATAAGTAAATTTATGATATTCACAAAACTGCTGTTATTACAGATTAAATCAATATAATTTCTTTCCATTCTTCCTGCAGAGGTTCGGTAAGGATTCCTTCTTAGGTAATTCTGGTTTGTGCGGAAGTGCGGTGGATAAGGCTTGTAAAAAAGAAAGTGGCAGTAAGTTGAAGCCCTGGTTGATAGTGGTGATTGTAGTTGCAGACATTGCAGGGCTGCTGATTCTGAGTCTCATATTTGTATACTTCTATAGGAGGAGAAATATGAACAAGGAAAAAGGTTCCAATGCTGCTAACAACGGCAGAAGTTCTTCCAGTGCCATGAAAGTTTTCCCGAACGAAAACTTATGGGATAATGGGGTAACACAGTCAAGCACCATAACAGAGGAGTCTTTTTATAAAGAGAGCACTAAGGGTAATAATTTCTACGATAGCAATGATGTTAATAAGCTGGTGTTCTTTGATGGGTCCAACTTTGGACTTGAGGAGTTGCTCCGGGCTTCTGCAGAGCTGATGACGAAGGGCAACTTTGGGACTGTGTACAGGGCAATTATGGACAATGGTTCTGTGATTGTGGTTAAGCGATTAAGAGAGTTTTGTAAGTTGGGGGAAAAACAGTTTGATGATTATATGCTGTTTCTGGGGAAGCTCAGGCACCagaacattttgcctttgaagggTTACTTTGGAAAAGAGGAGAAACTGCTCCTCTATGACTTCATGCTCAATGGAACCCTGCTTTCCCTTTTGCACGGTCTGTTCATAACCCTTTCCATTATATGTTTCAATGATATTAACATTTTATCAACGTGCAtcgattttgaatttgattgtgttaTATTCCCGGATACATCATGAGAACGAGATTGAGCTCGAGAAAATGGAAAAAATTAAGGATTAGAGTTTAGGATTTAGGAACCTTGCTTCTCTTTTGTAGTCTGTTTATAACCCTTCTCATTATATATTTCAATGATATTGACATTTTAGCGATCTGCATCAATTTTTGAATTTGAGTGTGTTACATCTTTATCATGATAACATTCGGCATCATATTCTATCATCCTGATTGTTGAAATTTTTATTGATGCACAATCATCAACTTTACAATCATATTCCAGAAGACATCACCAGAATCAGATTGAGCtagagaaaaaggaaaatttagggtTTAGCATTTAGAGTTAGGGATTCTTGCTTTCCCTTTTGCAGTCTGTTCATAACCATTTTCATTATATGTTTCAATAATATTAACATTCTATTAATGTGCATAGGTTTCTCAATTTGATTGTGTTTATATTTTTATCATCCAACAATCCATCAATCAGCACATAatgaattaaagaaaataggaaagATTAGGGTTTAGAAATTTGCTGCACATTGGTGTAAAGTCAAATTAAAAAATCAATGCACAATCAAATTGAAAATTCGATACTCATTGATATCATGAACTGTCAAAGATTCATGCTGTAAATTAACATTTTATATAAACTAATTAATTCCCCTATCCCCTGCAGGAAACAGGGGAGCCAACAAAGTTCCAGGGGACAACAGAAAGCCTCTGGATTGGAAAGCGCGGCTGAAAATAATGGTTGGAGTGGCAAGAGGATTGGCCTACTTAGAAAAAGAATGCAGTGCAAGGGGGATCCCCATCGCGCACGGTCACCTGAAATCATCCAACATTCTCATCGATGCAGAGAACGAGCCACGACTGTGCGATTATGCCCTCCAACCGCTTATCAGTTCCCCCTCAGTCCACAAAATGGTGGCCTACCAAGCCCCTGAGAGCCTGAAAACCAAGGCCTTTACACCCTCCGCCAAGGCAGACGTCTGGAGCTTTGGCGTGCTTCTTCTGGAGCTCCTGACGGGCAAACCCTCCGCTCATTCTCCTCCGCCGGGCAAAGCCGGCAGCCCTGAAGCCATCGATCTTCCCCGCTATGTGAACTCCGTCGTGAGAGAAGAATGGACGGGCGAAGTATTCGACAGAGAGATTTCACTGGCCAAATCTGTAGAAGGAGAGATGTTGCAGATTCTCCAGATTGCAATGTGGTGTACCGATGCGTCCCCTGAGAAGCGCCCCGACATTGAAGTAGTGCTCAAAAAGATTGAGCAGGTCTGCGAGAGGGGTGAGGAGTCTGGATCCATCGATTATAGCGATGGAGAAAGTGGCGCTTCTTTCTGCGATTACACTGGGGAATTCTCCTTCTCTACTACTCTCACACCTCAGTATGATTTCCACACTGGAACACTGTAGAATTATCTATTTTCATGCTTTCAATGCATCAACATTTATTGCCGCCTATTTTTTTTGTCCTTTTTGGTAATAAGCAATTTTAACAAACTTGAGACCGTCTCTTGGTTTAATTGTCAACTTTGGTTTTGTACCACGtttatattatttgatttttattaaaaaGCTTTTACTTTTTTATGTAATAGCCAAATGCTAAAAACAAATAGCATGGATTGTCCAACATTTTTttatagttttaattttaaaaaagttTTAGGTGAGCATTTTATTTATATCTtgaatataatattaatttttttaatttaagtctttttttttttttttttcatttaaaagaatcaatatttttgttttcaattctattattaatatttgtttttaaatttttttaagagtgtttatttattaataaaataataggtattaattgaaaaaattgttataattaaaattaataatcaatcaaattattattaattaatagttaaaatataaatcaataaaaaaatgttatgtaattaattataatcattaattaatcaattgattaaaatgaatttattacaaggtttgttgttattttggttaagTTTGTGGACAATTGGTTTCTATTCATGTGTAGATGAGTTTATAACCATTATCTATATTTGAAATTTCAAGACTTCTTTTGTCAATATAAATAtagattttcaagtcattttattcatatatatatatatatatatataatgatgttGGCATTATTTAGTTAGCTACATGGTATTTTTGGTGCTAATTCTTGTGAATTATCCTCTAATCACACCAATGTACGATTTTGACACTCAAAATCGCAACCTTAGAGGATGCACATAAGACCTAGACTCAAGGATGTATGCCACTTCAAATTACAAGGGCAAGATGTATCATTAGACTAGAAGTACTTAGGGGCCAATTGACAAGAGAAATAAACTCCTTGATACAAGAGGGTTGTTGATAAGATAATGGAAGCTAAATAGAAGCATAATAAGTCTTTAGAAAATCACATCCAATACACATTAATATTGCAAAGTCTTGTCACTTAACATTTTATTATGTTGGATTATAGATAACAAGACCAAAATACCTCTAAGTGATAGAAAAATAATAGATTACACATACAATAAATAATAAGAAACTGGGTTATATTCCTTAATGTATATCCCCTTAacctttcatacaacatatgtagcTCATATGTAGCTTGGAAATCCATATAGGCATAATTCTTTATTGATATGTTTAGTACAAGTTATCAAATGATAAAATAACGTTTATATCACCAAACAATACACGAGGGCATGGATTTAAAATCACCCTTCACTACCAAGGAGGATAAAGAGAATATTAAAAGAAAGATTGATtgaaaatatatgtatgtatgtatgtatgtacatgtatctgcatgtatgtatgtgtatgtatgtatgtatgtatgtacacacacacacacacacacacacacacacacacacacacacacacacacacacacacacacacacacacacacacccctaGAATATTAGACTTAGGCACAAAAATATTTAGAATATAGAGGGGTCTCTAATAGACGACACCTTCTACATACTTACTCAACAAAAATAATTCCCAACCCTTACAATCTAAAACATGCATCCCTTAaaattatctatatatatatatatatatatatatatattacaaggCCAAATTCAGTCCTACAAATGACATGTAATAATCCtaaaacaaaaagaattgtaaTTATATGTTTAATGATTTTATATACACAAGCATACACATTCAATTTGATTTAGTTTATATGGATAGGAAAAAATCATCTTTTGATATGAATTTGTATAAAATAAGGGAAAGGATATGAACTTCAATTATGAATGTAAAGCATTATATAATATCTAGTTGAATTAAATATTCAAATGAGCCATTTAACTTTTTGCTCTATTTTCTAAACATACCAATAATATTTGTAATATTtgattcattctcaactatatcattgcATAACTCCTAGCTCCATGATATTTAATTTTCTTTGTAAGTCCCAACCATGTCATAAACTGCACCACCTAAGACGTCCAATTATTTTATCAAGCACAAGGATACAATTAACAAAATGTATCATATCTTCATTTTCTATTTTATATATTTCTTCTATCATTGTGCAAAATCCTAGTTTACATGGCACCTTGCATTTTAAAAAACGTATGGGAACATAGATTTCCCTTTTCTTTGTTGGCACATGCACTAACATTTGTGAACTTCTATCATAGATCAAACAACATACATTTTTATCCTTCACTATATCATTTTCCTCTATGATATTCCCACCACCATTGTCATTGATAATGGTAAACCTATCAAAAAATATGATGTCTTCACCCTCTATGAATGTTTACACATCCAACATAATTTATCCACTTTGTATTATCGATAAAGTAATTATAGTAATGTAGAGGCATCTAATAATACTTTACTCCAAACCCTCAAAAATACTATCAATGATGCTATCCATGATATACACTTCCAACTAAATCCTACCTTATGGTCTTACCACTCTAGTATTTACACACCCACCGATGCAACTCCATACtagttgtagatgtataaaaatgaccactttcctaaatgaatagttaatgttcattttattctcattcctctatttagttaaatctaatttaattaaaccatccacattcctctacttgattaaataaattattcaatttatataattaaattcacctaggcttttcatatcatttaattgaataaatcattttatttaattagctCCCCtttctctccttttaattaaatttacatttaattcaattattcacttcaaataaataaatctaatttatttaaatcccccacttgcatctattttgttgaaataaagcaatttattttaattaaaattaccctccatccacttgcattctcctacatctcccacttgcctcctaaccctctttctagattcttctagaaacccatctaatcctaatcaattagcctaaacccttcaattatcccctttccctaaatttgaggatgccacttctcaaatttggaggaaagtcttccaaaggcattaaagcctttatgccttcaacaagctaacttattgagttcccccaaatttggaaggaatctttcaaatttgtccccaaagtcttccaaaccattaatggttaactaacccttttggcatggttagagacttttttcctaactcaaccttcatctaacccaagggtctcatcaagcattcatggctttacccttggttatccctttaaccattgcacaagagtttatcctttgggtaaaagctttatccaatgggtaatcttaacctaaccttaacccttaccttctaaggtaaccatgaggtcttctcaagcatttaatgcttcttacatctctcaagcagtctcttgttgataattgtcaccatttcattggtgagaattgtcaacatggattgataactttcaatctcgacccttgatagaatcatccaatcttgacccttcatttccctattttccctataaatagagctctcattcctccatt contains the following coding sequences:
- the LOC131050941 gene encoding probable leucine-rich repeat receptor-like protein kinase At1g68400, which produces MDKPILIILLMNLVLLNLLNFSYGDDDEALKKLLNSFQNKEELRTQWNSTEKPCINGDNKWPYIKCLENSDKVRALILNNINLGGTVDEEALAELSELRVLSLTNCGLSGKVPDLSKLDKLKYGYLDGNNFSGPIRDNMFQSMPALRILRFNNNDISGSMPSALTGLTYLAELSLQNNDLDGRIPELKQDNLTVFNVSFNHLTGKIPESMSQRFGKDSFLGNSGLCGSAVDKACKKESGSKLKPWLIVVIVVADIAGLLILSLIFVYFYRRRNMNKEKGSNAANNGRSSSSAMKVFPNENLWDNGVTQSSTITEESFYKESTKGNNFYDSNDVNKLVFFDGSNFGLEELLRASAELMTKGNFGTVYRAIMDNGSVIVVKRLREFCKLGEKQFDDYMLFLGKLRHQNILPLKGYFGKEEKLLLYDFMLNGTLLSLLHGNRGANKVPGDNRKPLDWKARLKIMVGVARGLAYLEKECSARGIPIAHGHLKSSNILIDAENEPRLCDYALQPLISSPSVHKMVAYQAPESLKTKAFTPSAKADVWSFGVLLLELLTGKPSAHSPPPGKAGSPEAIDLPRYVNSVVREEWTGEVFDREISLAKSVEGEMLQILQIAMWCTDASPEKRPDIEVVLKKIEQVCERGEESGSIDYSDGESGASFCDYTGEFSFSTTLTPQYDFHTGTL